In the genome of Betaproteobacteria bacterium, the window GCTGCCCGGCATCGGTCCCGTAGCCGGGCTGTCGATCCTGATCCCGCTCGCGTTCGGCATGGACCCGACGGGTGCCATGATCCTCATGTGCGGCGTGTATTACGGCTGCATGTACGGGGGCACGATCACTTCGGTGCTCATGAACGTGCCCGGCGAATCCTCGTCGATCATGACCTGCCTGGACGGCAACGTCATGGCAAAGCAGGGCCGCGCCGGTCCCGCGCTCACCATCGCCGCGATCGGATCGTTCGTCGCCGGCACCTTCAGCGTCGTCATGCTGACGCTGCTGGCGCCGCCCCTGGCGGAGGCCGCGCTGAGCTTCGGACCGCCGGAGTACTTCGCGCTGATGCTGCTTGGGCTCTCGGCCATCACCGGCCTCACCGGCAAATCGCGGGCAAAAGGCTACGCGATGGGCCTGACCGGCCTGGCGATCGCCACCATCGGGCTCGATCCAATGGGCGGCGTGCCGCGCTTCACCGCCGGCCATCTCGAGCTCATGGACGGCGTCGGATTTCTCCCGATCGCGGTCGGCATGTTCGGGTTGGGGTCGGTGCTCGCGATGATCGAACGGCCGACGAAGATCGAGATCATGAAAACGCGCCTGCGCGAGATGCTGATCACGCGCCAGGATCTGAAGGACAGCGCCATGCCGATCGTGCGCGGCAGCATCATCGGCTTCGCCATCGGCATCCTGCCCGGAGCGGGGGCCACGATCGCGACCTTTCTCGCCTACGCGGCCGAGAAGAAGATGTCGAAGCGGCCGGAAAAGTTCGGAACCGGGATCATCGAAGGGGTCGCCGCACCGGAAGCGGCCAACAACGCCTCCACCGGAGGCGCGATGATTCCACTCCTCACCCTCGGCATCCCGGGATCGGGCACCACGGCCGTCATGCTCGGCGTG includes:
- a CDS encoding tripartite tricarboxylate transporter permease — protein: MDLLHHLSLGFSIALAPINLLFVTVGVTIGTLIGALPGIGPVAGLSILIPLAFGMDPTGAMILMCGVYYGCMYGGTITSVLMNVPGESSSIMTCLDGNVMAKQGRAGPALTIAAIGSFVAGTFSVVMLTLLAPPLAEAALSFGPPEYFALMLLGLSAITGLTGKSRAKGYAMGLTGLAIATIGLDPMGGVPRFTAGHLELMDGVGFLPIAVGMFGLGSVLAMIERPTKIEIMKTRLREMLITRQDLKDSAMPIVRGSIIGFAIGILPGAGATIATFLAYAAEKKMSKRPEKFGTGIIEGVAAPEAANNASTGGAMIPLLTLGIPGSGTTAVMLGVLTLFNLQPGPLLFTKNPDFVWGLIASMYIGNAMLLVLNIAFVPVFVALLRIPYTVLAPLIAIFCLVGVYSVNYSMLDLWIMLSFGLVGYFANKLEYPLAPLALGLVLGGYVEVSMRQSLKMSEGDLTIFFTRPIATTLMAAAVAVWLWPFIAKLFNRGSPSDGLPVAADKRG